In the genome of Pseudomonas fluorescens, the window CGACGGATCCGTGTGGTCAGCGGCCGCGCCACCTTCCACATGCGCTGCGCCGTGCGCCATGACTACGCCCGCGCCCACACTCGCGCACGCCAGAACAAACAGGACGTGATGTTTGAGGCTGTCGGCCAACCGACTCTGCGGCTCTCTTCGGATCAGGCATTGCGCATCGACGCGAATGTGGCGGTCGCCGAGTTCACCCTCGAACAGGACCAGACCGGTCAGTTCCTGCTCGGCGCCCTCGACGATCCGCGCTTCAAGGAAGGCGCGGCGCAATTGTGCCTGGAGCGCACCCTGAAGTTCTGGCGCGACTGGATCGGCCAGTCCAACTACCGCGGCCGCTGGCGCGAAATGGTCAACCGCTCAGCCCTGGCGATGAAGCTGCTGACCTCGCGCAAACACGGCGCCATTCTCGCCGCCGCCACCTTCGGCCTGCCGGAAAGCCCGGGTGGCGCACGCAACTGGGACTATCGCTTCACCTGGATCCGCGACGCCTCGTTCACCGTCTATGCATTCATGCGCCTGGGCTTCGTCGAAGAAGCCAACGCCTACATGCGCTGGTTGCGCGGGCGGGTCAGCGACTGCCGGGGCAAGCCGATGAAACTCAATATCCTGTATGCCATCGACGGTCGCCAGGAGCTGCCGGAGATCGAGCTGGCGCACCTGTCCGGTCATGGTGGCGCACAACCGGTGCGCATCGGCAATCAGGCTTACGAACAGGTCCAACTCGATATCTTTGGCGAGCTGATGGACGCGATTTACCTGGTCAACAAATACGGCGAAGCCATCTCCCATGAAGGCTGGAAACACACGGTGGAGGTGATCGATCAGGTTTGCGAAACCTGGGAGCAAAAGGATGTCGGGATCTGGGAGATGCGCGGCGCGCAATACCATTTCCTGCATTCACGGCTGATGTGCTGGGTCGCCCTGGACCGCGCCATCCGCCTCGCTTCAAAACGCTCGCTGCCGGCACCCTTCGCGCGCTGGGACCAGACCCGCCAGGCGATCTACGCCGACATCTGGGAGAACTTCTGGTGCGAGGAACGCGGACATTTCGTCCAGCACATCGGCGGCACCGGCCTGGACGGTTCGATGCTGCTGATGCCGCTGGTGCGTTTCGTCAGCGCCCGCGACCCGCGCTGGCTGGCGACCCTGCAAGCCATCGAAAAGAGCCTGGTGCGCGACGGCATGATCTACCGCTACCGCAACGATGACAGCCAGATCGACGGCCTGCCCGGCAGCGAAGGCGCCTTCGCCGCCTGCTCGTTCTGGTACGTCGAATGCCTGGCCCGCGCCGGCCAGCTCGACAAGGCCCACCTGGAGTTCGAACAACTGCTCAGGTACGCCAACCCGCTGGGGTTGTATGCCGAAGAGTTCGACAGCCATGGGCGGCACATGGGCAACACGCCGCAGGCGCTGACGCATCTAGCGTTGATCAGTGCGGCGTGCTTTCTGGATCGGAGGTTGAGTGGGGAGAAGGTTATTTGGCAGCCGTGAATACAGGTAAACAATATTCGAACTCAGGCAGAAGGTGGCTCAAGACACCACTGGATCTGCGCCAGCACTGACCGAAAACCGCTCCCGATAAGCCTGTGGCGTCACGCCCATGGCCCGCAGGAAGCTGCGGCGCAGGGTTTCTTCGCTGCCGAAGCCGCATTGCACCGCCACCCGTTTGATCGGCACACCGGTATCGCTGAGCAAACGCCGCGCTGTTTCGACGCGGATCAGTTCGATGGCCCGGGCCGGGGTCTGGCCGGTGTCGGCGCGGTAGTGGCGCACGAAGCTGCGTTCGCTCATGCCGGCCTGCAAGGCCAGGGTCGGGATGCCCAGGTCGTGGGT includes:
- a CDS encoding glycoside hydrolase family 15 protein — translated: MVDPPERQRPIDAHGIIGDMRSAALVNDKGSVDFFCWPEFDSPSIFCSLLDTPEAGIFQLSPDLPDARHEQIYLPDTNVLLTRWLSDRAVVEVTDLLPVGDTEDDLPLLMRRIRVVSGRATFHMRCAVRHDYARAHTRARQNKQDVMFEAVGQPTLRLSSDQALRIDANVAVAEFTLEQDQTGQFLLGALDDPRFKEGAAQLCLERTLKFWRDWIGQSNYRGRWREMVNRSALAMKLLTSRKHGAILAAATFGLPESPGGARNWDYRFTWIRDASFTVYAFMRLGFVEEANAYMRWLRGRVSDCRGKPMKLNILYAIDGRQELPEIELAHLSGHGGAQPVRIGNQAYEQVQLDIFGELMDAIYLVNKYGEAISHEGWKHTVEVIDQVCETWEQKDVGIWEMRGAQYHFLHSRLMCWVALDRAIRLASKRSLPAPFARWDQTRQAIYADIWENFWCEERGHFVQHIGGTGLDGSMLLMPLVRFVSARDPRWLATLQAIEKSLVRDGMIYRYRNDDSQIDGLPGSEGAFAACSFWYVECLARAGQLDKAHLEFEQLLRYANPLGLYAEEFDSHGRHMGNTPQALTHLALISAACFLDRRLSGEKVIWQP